DNA sequence from the Nicotiana tomentosiformis chromosome 3, ASM39032v3, whole genome shotgun sequence genome:
AAACCTCTCACTTTAATAGTAACAACGTATAAAAATATCTCGGATAAGATCCCTATAAGAAGAATTAAGTATCAAACTTATTTCACATGGAAATTTCCATTAGCAAATATAAGGAAAAGAAAACGTGATACTCCTAGTTCTCCCaaacaatatttattttaaagtcttaaatattagtACTTCTATaattcaaataagtaaagatttaaTCATTCAAAATTTCTAGTTGATTTAATGCATGATTCTTAATTTTGAGGGGTGAGAAATTGGTGGATAGATCATAGATGGTTATTCCAGTTTTATAAGTTTTTGTTAAGGAAAGTAAATCTTTCGTTGACATATTTTGTTAATTAACGAATGCTGCTAAGATTCATTAAAAATTTCTTAATTCTTGCATATTTACGTTTTTGCCCTTAAAATAAGGGTACTTTCACGAATGGGCTGAAAATCATAATCCAACCACATCTAACTAGCAGCTTGGGTTGGGCTGTCCTACCATGTCAAACCCATTTTGACTCTGTATTGGTAACATATAATCCTCACCCCTTATCTATAAAGCCTACGGCTAACTTGTTCTTTCAATTAAGCAACGCATCAACTTCTTTACTCTTTTGCTTCTTTGGGATAAGGTGTAAGTTCTTTTCTCTCGATGTTTTTTACATTAACTTATTCTTCATGTAGTGTTGCtttgttgtttttcttatttattatacTTTGTATTTATTGTATTATAGTCAAGGTGAAACTATGTGTTGATATGTAGGTTGAAGGCTTGAAGCTTTCCTTAATAAACTTGGCTTAGCAAAATCATCCATATTTTAAAAAAGAAGCATATCTAATGGTTGAATATTTCTGGGTTTTTTTTTTCTGCGAATATTCATCTGCATATTGTATTTTTCACAATTGTGTATAGTCTTTGTTTTACTGTTTACGTGCTCTTGCTAGGGTTATGCTACCTGTCGGGCCGTTAACCTAACATATATTGTTTAGGCGTTTCTATCAATTTTGATTTTTACATAAATATATGAcaaactatatttttagcaaaaaGAAAAATCATAAAGACATACACAATTGAACAAACATGGTTGTGTATTCGGTTATTTTGCAACAGCGTAGTTGTCGGCCTCCTCTAACATATTACTCAAGTAAGAtgtatttgaaaatatattctaACTAATAGTATTCTCTAATTGTTGTAGGTTTCTTCTTCAATTTCTGCTCAACATAAAGGTGTTCAACCTGTGGATTAATAATTAAAAGTACTTGCCTTGTCGTATGTAGGAATGGGAACTCACGTCCAAGAGGAAATAATTGTCGATATCCTCAGCAGGTTACCTGTTGAGTCTCTTATGCGATTTAAGTGTGTTTCTGGATCTTGGAATACATTAATCTCATCATGTTACTTTAGGACGAAGCATCTCAATATTGCCAGCAGGAACCAAAACCTTCAAAAATTGCTTATTAGCCAAATATCTTATAAGGATGGTGAAGCTAATACCAgcatctctttttcttctttatcTTTGAATATTCAAGTCGTACGAAAACTTGATTGCCCATTAAACTATGAACCAAAGTATGGCAGAATATATTGTTGTTGTGATGGCTTGTTTTTAGTCGGGCTTCAGAATACACCTAAGAGAGATCCTTCGATATTATTGCTATGGAATCCCTCCACAAGAGAAACAATAGTACTTCCTCATTCAGATTACTCCACCGTGGACAGAAATAGATACACTTTTGGATTGGGTTTTGACTCAAGTAGTAATGACTATAAGGTCCTTAAGGTTAATAACGAGGATGACACCCTCAATGAAATTCTCTCAGTTAAAAGTGGTTCTTGGAGAAAACTTGCTAATAAAAGCTGTAGAAATAACGTATCATGCTTGTTTATGCATATGGATTTGGCATTTGTACATGGAGCATTTCATTGGCTAGGACGTATTCAGCTCCCAGAGTTTATTGTGATCTCGTTTAATATTTCAAATGAAACGTACAGAAATGAACCGTTGCCAGAGCCAGTGTGCTTGACGATGACAGTGAGAGAGTCAGTTGTATCAGTGTTGAAAGGAATGTTATGCGTTTATTCTACTTATCATGACGGGAGCACATTTAATTTATGGGTGATGAAACTTTATGGTGTCAAAGAATCTTGGTCTAAAATGCTTACTATACCTGCTATTGGGGTTCCTTTAACTATACCAAAATACATATTTGCTGATGGTGAAGTGCTACTATATTGTGAATATTCTGAAAGGACTGTATTTAGGACATCGAAAGGACCATTTATTGAATGGCCCGATCTGGTCCGTGATGACATCAATGAAGATTCCATTCTCGATGTATACGTTTATACCCAGAGCTTGATGTCTCCAAAGGCAATCACTAATAAGCTTCGTTAATTCGCATTGCTTAGTAGTAGTATATACTCTACATGTTAAATCATGTTGCAAACTCATATTCTCTTAAGTTTATTTATTCTTGCGAGTTTTTGGAGGTTTCAAGTTTGATTTaccttttattttatattatagtTGGGGATGACTCGTGTACGATATAATAAACCACTCGTTCAGAACATATAAAATCCTTCCAGAACAGTAAGATTTTCCAAAGATAGAAAACCATTTATTGTAAAAGTTAGATTTAGTAATTAGTTAATTACAGACAAGGCAGATGCACCTTGACTTAAGCGGAAAGTTCGAGATTGCTCAGTGGCATAAAAGAATCCCCCGTTTACTTGATTTGAGCTTCAAAGGAGAAATTAGGAATGACTTTAGATTAATCAACAAGAGTTTGAACAATATAAGGAATTAATTTAATCTGCAATATAATTCTAGGGATAAACATCATCCGTTCTTGTAGCCATAGTTGAGTGAACTTAATGCTCTTAGTTGAATGCGGGGGAATTAACTTGGGAAATTAACTATTGGGTGATTGAGAATTTCGTTATTTGTTGGGAAAAGGATTTGGCTCCTCGTTTCCTCTCGTTTTTATTACGCTCTTATTAGGATGAGTGACACATTTCTCATTTAATGCTAATAATTTAGATTTAATTCACCAACctagctttatatatatatatatatatatatatatatatatatatatatatatatatatatatatatatatatagtgggtTAAAAGGATTTTTCAAGACAATTTTGgatagagattattttatttacagaatcaccacttggaattgaatttcagtgTTTCAAGTAATCTTATTAAATCCCTAGTCAAAAGGAAATTGACTCCATTTATTATTGATCCGCGAAAACAAAAGTGTACGAAATTCTATTGAAATCCACACTTCGGGGTTTTAGTGTCTGGTTTCCATGAATAAAATGGCCAAGCGAATGATAAGTCAAGAAAGCAGCACGCAAATTGCCATCGGGTATCCTATAAATGGGGTACCATGCAACCGAAAACAATGTTGCCTTTTAGTGTTATAGCACAAAAATATAGTTACCTTTTGTGTCTCGTCTTATTATAGTAATACTTTTCACAAGAAAGGCATTCTTTAGTTTAGTGATATATAAGGAGATCTTGAACTGATACTCATCGACAAGTGACTCTACTTATCCTCAAAATCAAAAATTACTAGTCATACACAAATCTTCACATCAACCCAATATAGAAAGTTTTTTGCAAAAAACTAAAAGAAAGTGAATTTGATAcccaaatgaagaaaaataaactTACATGATATTACCTTTAGATTCTGATAGTCAAATTTTAAATGTACTGAGCCTGAGCCTGGCCATTTGAAGTATCTGTTACGAATGTAAGGTAACTTTAGAGACAGAGTAAGATAACAGAAAACAATAGGACACTTTCATCAAAAGAGTAAAAGGACAATGGAGAAATTTCTTATACACACCTTTTAGCTTAACGAACATGGTTTCATCTTTACCAcaaaaaaaaaagtgattttATATGATTAATTGTCTTTATACAGTCACTTCCAATATCAATTTTgcatataaaaaaaaaagaacattCAGCTTCGAACACAATGGCACATATTTACCTAGCATTCGTATAGCAGTACCAACATTTAAAGTGCTTAGCAAAACTTTACCATAATATTTCAGCACACACGGATCACTATATTTcctcttaaattttatttttcctcccaGAGTAATTGAGCAAGACTCATCACTATATAAACAAAATTGGGGTCTAAATGGTCTCCACAATTCACAATTCTTAAGGAGAAAATCTGGGCAGTAGCTCTGCACTGTATTACAGCAGATATTTTGAGGCAGTAAATCACAGAACTGGACAACTTAGTCTTTATAACAATTGTAGATATATCTCTTATCTTTATatagccttttgaatcacccCAATCCGATATTTAGAGAAAACGTTATGCCCAAAATAGTAACTGCTGCACAATTAACGGGATTAAATTTCTGATTTTAAATGACTAAAATTCACCATACAAAAGATATACTAATTCACATATAGATAGAGTAAGAAACTTGACACAAGTTTGAGAGAGTTTCTCCACAAAATCCAAAACCTAGGATTTCCAAAATAAGCTTAACCTATCTTGATTCTTGAAGGTAAATGAATATTTTTCCTCACCACTCCATTTCTTTTACCATGTTTGTCTTATATCTTTATTCTCTTCTTAGAGGCTTAAAACTTAATTGGCGTAAATTTTAATCTAGATCGATATTCAAACACTGTCCATACAAAACCACACATTTCAAGAAAGCTTTATACCTAAAGCCAAAAAGGAACGAACTGAAACTGATGTAGTATAGCTTcaagaaatagaaaagaaaaattcATTTATATCACGTAGCAAATTGATCAAATACTCAACTTCGCAATCCTTGAAAATTAACCCAGAACCTAAACTGAAGCATCTAAAAAAGTAGCACAATAAAAATAATTTCTGAAACTCACATCAACAAAAATGGCACAACAAATTGAGACTTACACATGCATTGTGAGGGTGCGAAATAATCAAGGCAGCAAAAGTCTTGGTGGCCAATTCATCAAGTTGGCTAGTACAACCCCTTTGTAAACACTTGTTAGCCCAGATACATCTCAGGCCAATCGAATAAGGGAAAGAAGAAACCCTTTTATAACTCTTATAGTTTAGACATgtaaatattttttcacaattattttttcctttttgatacctgtaaatataaataatttctacTAAATAAGAAAATCAGTTTTGGTCAATTAGACTTTGACCGACTCACTcgtctctctcttcttctctcaaCCCTTCTAGGGTTTTCTTCCGTCGTTTCCTCCATAGCTAACAAGCTTCTAacctaacatggtatcagagcaggaaTATAGATTCCTCTCGTCACAAGCTTTCTTCCGATGGTAACCTTGTTTGAAATCGTCAGGAATTGAATCTGATCGGCGACGTTCAGAATACATTCGTGAAATTTGGGGCTTCCTTCAATCTCCGCGTATATTCGACTTGTATTGCTTGAATCGTCAATAATCTTCAACTTACTCAGTAGTTTTTCTCTACCTAGGGTCCATGGCTGAACAAGACCTCACTTCTTCGGGTTTTCAGAAGAAGGACGGTATCGTGGTCACTCCTAATCACAAGCTTTGGTATTCCTTTGTTGTTGATGTTCATTGCATGTACTTGATTTGGATTTGTCTCTGATTATTTTAACATACTATTGTAGTTTCTTAGTGTTAGCTTTAGTCACTGCTGAAAATGGGTACTGTAATAGATGATGTTAACTCTCCTTCACCTTCCAACGGTTTTGCTTCATTTTCCTTGGATCCCTCACATCCCTTCTATATTCATCCCTCGAATAATCCTGGAAGTCAACTGGTATCTGTACCATTCAGTGGTTGTGGGTTTATGTTATGGCGTAACAGTATGCTCAATTCCCTCTCCGCAAAGAACAAGCTTAGTCTATTAGATGGCAGAGTCAACCAACCCACTCCTGACTCTCCTTATTATCCATGTTGGGAAAGGTGCAATGATATGGTTAAAGCCTCGATAACTAATTCAGTATCTAGAGAAATAGTTGTTAGTGTGATGTATTTTAAAACTGCTAAGGAAGTCTAGAAAGATATAAATAAAAGGTTTGGTCAGTCAAACGAGTCTAAATACATCCAAATACAAAGGAAGATCAGCTCTACTACTCAAAGCTCCTCTAATATAGCTTCTTACTTCACCAAAATGAGGAGTTTGTGGGATGAGCTAAATTCATCATATGTAGGTCCTACTTGTTCATGTGGTGCATTATCGAAATTCATAGAGGATCAACAGTTGTTTCAATTTCTCAATAGTCTCAATGAGTCTTACACAACTGTTAAGAGTGCCATTATGTTAATGAATCCTCTTCCACCAATCAGCAAAGCTTATAGTCTTCTACAGCAAGATGAGAGTCAAAGAGAAGCTCACTCTGCTACTCTTAACTTCTCTGGTGATGCCACCTCTTTCTTGGTGTCCCCTGGTACTCCTACCACAAATAGGAACTTCAGTCAAAAGGTGAATTTTGAGGCCAGGAAAACTACTCCAAATGTTTCTTGCAAGTACTGCAAGAAGCCTGGCCACACTGTAGACAAGTGTTATAGACTTCATGGGTTCCCTACTGATTTTAAATTCACCAAGAATAAGAAGTATGCTTCTTG
Encoded proteins:
- the LOC138908242 gene encoding uncharacterized protein codes for the protein MGTVIDDVNSPSPSNGFASFSLDPSHPFYIHPSNNPGSQLVSVPFSGCGFMLWRNSMLNSLSAKNKLSLLDGRVNQPTPDSPYYPCWERCNDMVKASITNSVSREIVVSVMYFKTAKEV
- the LOC138891465 gene encoding F-box/kelch-repeat protein At3g23880-like, with amino-acid sequence MGTHVQEEIIVDILSRLPVESLMRFKCVSGSWNTLISSCYFRTKHLNIASRNQNLQKLLISQISYKDGEANTSISFSSLSLNIQVVRKLDCPLNYEPKYGRIYCCCDGLFLVGLQNTPKRDPSILLLWNPSTRETIVLPHSDYSTVDRNRYTFGLGFDSSSNDYKVLKVNNEDDTLNEILSVKSGSWRKLANKSCRNNVSCLFMHMDLAFVHGAFHWLGRIQLPEFIVISFNISNETYRNEPLPEPVCLTMTVRESVVSVLKGMLCVYSTYHDGSTFNLWVMKLYGVKESWSKMLTIPAIGVPLTIPKYIFADGEVLLYCEYSERTVFRTSKGPFIEWPDLVRDDINEDSILDVYVYTQSLMSPKAITNKLR